A region of the Cryptococcus neoformans var. neoformans B-3501A chromosome 6, whole genome shotgun sequence genome:
ACCCAGCTGCCGGTTTGAAATTATGCAGGTGCTTCGGATGTCAATCAAAGGACTTGTTCGGCTGAGACTACCGGCTCTAATTACTACCCTCAATTATTTATTAATCAATGAATTAATTTATTATAATTCACGAGAGATGAGGTGATGAATAATTCTGATGACGATTCTGCTGCTGGGTGATTTGTAATAAGATTTGTTGATCGCTGATTATTTAATGATGCTTCTTCGCCCTTATTAACAAACACCTTGACTGGGCCCTTCGAATGATGGTGGAATGACAGCTCCTAGCTTTTGTTATCGAGCTTGGGTGCAGGGTGGGAATTGCAGACATGAGCGTTGAACTTTGTCTCAAAGTAGTGAGGCATGCCGTGTATGTATAAAATCGTGCGCAGTAACAGTCAGGTTCGGTTACCCCATACCAAGAAGCGGGGCggggtgatgatgaaaagtgGAGAGTGGCAGGTGGCGCAGACGATTGCCGATGCGGGGACAGGGTGAGGCTGATATAGGAGGTCCAGCCAGTAATTTCCGCCTTTGGTGAGACTGATTACACGTGGCCCTCGATATAcacctccactttcatcATAattctctccatcttgccCCCCTGTGTTCGCCCCTTTCCTCGCCgcttccctctttttctccctttGCTCGCATCCTCCCTCGCGATCCCATCCCAAACATCACTCTTCTGCCCATACGTACATCGTTATCTTATTCTcgcctccttttccaccccCAACCCCCCACAATCCCCGTCTCCGACTACGTAGCGCCCCACGGCAGAACCTAGCGGAGCCCGCAAACAACTAAGCcgcctctttttcctccactCAGGCTAACACATCTCACTTTTTTCTGCCGTCTCTGCTGTGTTCTATCCAACCTCTCTGGCTGTTTCTATAATCGTGTACCAGATCTCTTTATCGTATTCGGACCTCAAGAGATCTTGATTAGTGATCAAGCAGGTCTTTGTCACAATGGCACAAATTGTCCCTTCCATTGTACGTCATCCCACCCAAGCTTTGTTCATGCTGTTGACGAATATTGAATACCTTATCGTATCCAATTATCTTCCCTATCGTTATCCCTTTGCGTCGTCACATCTCATCATTGCCACTGACGACGTGTTGGCGCTCTACCAGACTTCTTTGCCCGTCGATTCCAGTGCGGCGCCATCAGTTGAGGATCTCCAAGATCGTCTCCCATCGATTTGTGTAGATTATCTCTCTCATGATTGGTCTGAGGAAGATGTTTGGGCTTCTTGGAGAAATATGACTCGTCACAAACACGAGATCGCCAATGGCGTACGATTAGAGAACGCCAGTTGGCGTACGTGGCAAAAACAGCGCAACAACTTGAAGACCATTAATCCGGAGACTCTCAATTGGTGAGTAATATCAATTTGCTTGATGCCCATCGCATTGCTTTGAATCGTGCTGATAACAATATCCTAGGTTAAAAGACTCCGACGTAACCTGGCTATACGGTCCCCTTCACACCGCCAGCGTTGAGCCTGTTCGCGCACCCAAGGTTGCTTCCACGGACGAGCGGCTCGGCATCGACCGACCTAATCCCGcggcaaagaagaagaccacAAAGCCTATTCTTAAGCATCGTACTATTTCCGAGATGCTCGCAACCTCCATGCCCAGTTCTCCTGTGCTCGAGAGTGCCGTCGGCGAGCCAGTACCTGCGACTATCGCAAGCGTCAGCGATCGCCCTAAACTCCCTCAGACAAAGTCTGACACCAATGTCTTGCAATCGCAAGGTGTCATGCCGCGAAACAAAAGCCCTCCTCGTCACCCAAATCTCCGAGAAGAACTGCCTATTGATTCTCCCATTTCTCCCACCGAGTCCCAACAAAATGCAAACAAGAAACACATCAGCTTTAATACTTTTGTCGAACAGTGCGTGGCTATCGAAGATCCATCGCAGGTGCCACCGCAAGAGAACAAGGGACCCGAGGTGTTGGAGATGAAACCTGCTCATGAAAGGCGCGAATCTCACGGCTCCCGACCTAGTCTTAGCCGtcaatcatcttccactaGTTCCGCCGAGCGTCTCACCATTTCCATGCTCGCTCCGACTACGTTGAAGCCCGGTCCCGGTACCAATCCCGATTTGCAGATGGTTTATGTTCCCCCAGTTGAGTATCAGTCTCCTGATCGTGACGACCAGCGTGACGCGTACGACTTTCCTTCCCCAGAGGTTGATCCAAGGACAGGattggaagagagtgagagGGAATATGGACAGGGCGATTACCTTAGTCCTGGAAGCCCGGCCacgaaggagaggaagggcgTCCCCATACCTGGACGTGACGGCTCTCCCATGCAGTCCAAAAGGCAACCTTCCAGTCCTCAGCAAGGCAAGGCCGAGCCTTTCTCTTATTCACCCTCCAGctccacttcctctttcaacgTATCTTCCTCACCTCAACCTGGCCGTGGAATTCTCAAGACGCGAGCTCCTAGTCATGAGATTCCAGAGTCCGAGAGTCCACCTCTGGCTGAATTTGATTACAACCCATCTGCTGCCACAGGCATTGGTGGTATGAGGGGTTCAGGCAGTTCATATGATTATGCGAGCGGGTCTGCCTCGCCACTAATGGCTCCTGAAATTGTAGGGGGAGAGCGCGGAAGGGCGCAATCCAGGGAACATTGAGTATTGTTTGTAAAACACCTGCTTTCGATGAATTATCTCTTGCATTGATTAGCGTCTCAGCGAAGCAAGTTGTATATTATTAAATAGTTTCTGACTAAGTGGACACAGAGAGCTTTGCCGGATCTCTAATGAAATGGGTTCCGTTGGTCCTATCATCCAGCACTACTTCAAGTTCATCGCCACTTGCTCAGTGACCAAAATACGCAAAGAAAGTTGGAAGATATGATAGATATACCTGCTTTTCTACGAGGAGTGTGTAACTGGTTGTTCAAGACTGTTGCTGTTCTCACGCAGCCTGCCATTATTATCAGCCGGTAATTTTGATAGTCGAAGACAAATGAAACGAAAAAGTGATAACAAAATGTAATTCTGCTGTATAATCTTTAGTTTATGAATGTCTAAAAGAGATTTAAGTCTGGCTCTGCGCCAAGTATACCAACCAGTTTAGCCTTGAGAGAGAATCTCTACTACATGTTACATCGTGTATGCTATATAGTAACGAATGATCTAACTGTATGTACCACGATGGAAAGGCATGCCAACGTAGGTAACCCATCCAAGTCCCTCCTCACAGCGTATTACATGATCGTACATCCCTCGTCTGCCTTCCCCAAGGAATCTACCACCCCCCCAATATCCCGCGACCGAGGACCAGTCTGCTTCCCCTCCAGATCGACGACGAGGACACCAGTGTTCTCGGGATCAATATATGCAGAAAGGTTGTATCTACAAATTACAATCAGCTCCAAGGATCGATCACGGataggaagagaaagggaaactGCAGAACGTACTTTCTCATCAAGTTCTCAACAGCAGGTTTAATTTTTGCATGTCCACCTTGTGAATGGATACCCTTCCCAACAATGATCCTGAGCTCCTCCCGTCCCTGACGTTGACAGCCAGAGATGGCAGCTTCCGTCCTCTCAATGGCCTCCTTAACGTATAAACCATGCAAATCAATGGTACCAGCTGGTGAGTCTTTGTTGTTTTCTGTAATGGTGGTTTATAATTTAATAAAAGCGGCAAGGTTCCCGATATTGCTTACCGTTGAAGATCCACGCAGAAGCTTGATCGTCTAACTGGTCTTGTGTGCGTTGATGTGCTTTTCCTTGGACAGAGAGTTCATGAGCCTTGGCACCATCTCCAGCTCTGTTCTGGGTCAGATATCGCGGAAACACTACTAGGTAACTAAGATCTTACTGGTAGGCTGCCTGAGACGCCGCGAAACAGCTTCGCAGAAAAGTTATCAGTCAAAACTCTGCATCTACCGTCATACGCGGACACATACCGATGAgcctcatctccctccttcctaGCTTTATTTCTCAGCTCGACGTAATGCTGATTTGTTGCATTAATTTGATCATCGTTCATATGCTGTTTGAGATGCGTGAGAATCAATCACCCTCGTCAAGCTGACGCTTGGGACTCACTTGGCTTGCAGGAGCATGAGGACCGACAACGCCCCCTGCAGGGAGATGAACTGGACTAGGACTACCAGTTGCATAGCCGTTTTGGTGCGGGGGCGATTGCCATCCTCCCTGTTGTTGATGCATTGGAGATTGCCATCCTTGCGGATGCTGCTGCGGCTGGTACTGTTGCTGCTGACCAACGGCAGCTACATTGGCCCAGCTCGGCTGTGATTGAGGGGGATATGCTGTTTGTTGCTGATTTACAGTGCCTGGGTAACCATATTGTtgatgttgttgctgctgttgttgcgGACCTGTAGGCTCTTGAGAGCCGCAACATATTTTTAGTAGGCTTGTAAGTATGGATACGAGAGACATAGCGGGCAAGTCTGCAAGCTGTAACGACTGAGGAGCAAACAGGGTATTGCATTATAAAAGTTGTAAACAAACCAGCGAAAGCCAACCCAGCAACAGGATCAATTCCGTCGTGTCCCTATTTTTAATCCGTTCAACATAAATAGATGCCGATCACAATTTGGTTCCGCCAGTAACGATGGCCACAAAGGCAGGAATTAACCCTGCATGGCACACACGCAGTACATGGCAATTGTGCAGAGCTTTCGAGTAACCGAGTGCCATAAACGCTGCAATGTATGATGCTAAACTGCCCTAACAACCATTCGTTCAGTCGACCAGCCGAGCCCCACCATCGAAGAGCCTCACATCGAATAGCCAACCCCAGAACTTCTTTCGTTCGGCTCATGTACCCCCATGCCCAGGTAGCCTGCCTCCAAATTGATCCCTGTCCCGTCCTTGAGTATTTGTCTTTTTCACTtgatctttttcttttttcttgtcTACATCTCGACCCCTGGCCCTTGAGACTTCTTCTGCCCACCACGCTTCCATTTCGTTGCTTACTGAGATCCTCTGCACGCTGGCGTCGGAGAGCATTTCTAATGTTTTGGACATTTTCCGAAGCTGCGCCTCATAAATCAGCAACCCAGGGACCGTATACGCAGCTAAATATATATCACTTGATGCTCGATGGCCACATAGTCTCGTTGCCTTAAGGGTGGATTCCTGAAATTGTATCTTAGATGTAAGAGAAAAGCTGGGCGAACTTGCTGTAATTCCACGGCACGGTAATGTTAACACTGTTTGTTGGTGGGCCGGAGACGGGACCTCACGGCTGGCTTGCTAAGTGCAATTCTCATTCCCCTGCGCAAAAATCAGCCTTGTCTCATCCACCGATAGCGTTCAGTTTACCGAAAAATGACGTACTGTCTGTAGAGATTTATCACGTCTTGTTGCAAGCCTGATCTAACCATGTTGCTGGGATCTCTGTCTCTTAAAGTTGACAGCTATAACGGTTGGCTTTGTGGTAGTTGGAGTCCAGAAGAGGGGAGCCAACGAAAAGCAATGAAACTACAAACTCCACGAAAGACAATACGTAGTAGCAGGTACGTGTAGTACgtagggagagaagaagagaagaggagtaAGTGGAGGCAGCAAGGCGGAGAGAGCCGAATGACCGGTTTGATTCCGTCGAAGTTCATCGCGCGGTCAATGGTGGTCGCTGTCGCGGCCTCAGCTACGTATCGACACTACGACATCCACTTTCATTTCCCATTTCCCATCCacgtctcttcctcagccCACAATGAACACCCTTCTCCAGCAAGTACAACAACCGTCAAAGCTCGACACGCTCGCCGCCGCTGAAGACGAGTTTGCCCGCTCAGACCACGCCGCCTGGGGAAGTATGGCCGGCTTCGGTAACCTTTCTCGAACAGGGAGTGTTTCTGGCATGAGTGTGCCCCGAGTGCACGATGTAAGTTTCTGGAAGAGTTGATTCCACAGCATCAACCTGATAATCTGTGTTATAGCCTACTTCGTTCCTTGACATACATACCGATTCAATGTCTGCCAACCCAGAggccaagatcaagattgCTCACGGCACAACGACTCTCGCTTTCCGCTTCAAGGGAGGTATCATTGTCGCCGTGGATTCTAGAGCTACTGCAGGGAGCTATGTTGGTGAGTATGGTGTTTATCTGGGTAAATCGATGCACCTAATGACGTTTCCTCGTAGCTTCCGGCACTGTCAAGAAGGTTATCGAAATCAACAAATTCCTGCTCGGAACCATGGCCGGTGGTGCGGCGGATTGTCAATACTGGTGTGTCAATAGCTGATCACTAAAAATTACTATATTCACGCGCTGGTTAGGGAAACGTATCTTGGCATGCAGTGTCGACTGCACGAATTGAGGAATAAGGAAAGGATTTCTGTTGCAGCTGCATCCAAGATCCTTTCCAATATCGTCTACCAATACAAAGGGATGGGATTGAGTATGGTCAGTCGCTCTCTCGTTCGGCAATTCAGAACTTTTGCACTGACATATTGCCTCCTGTAGGGTACCATGGTTTGCGGCTGGGACAAGACTGGACCATGTATATTCTACGTCGACGATGATGGGCAAAGACTTAAAGGCGATCTCTTCTCTGTTGGTTCGGGTAGTACTTTTGCCTATGGCGTGCTCGACCAGGTTAGTGTTGTCAGGCCATTACCATTTTGAGGAGAAGTCATTGACATAATTCAGGGCTATAAATGGGATCTTAGTGACGAGGAGGCTCAAGAGCTTGGACGACGGTCGATCGTTGCTGCTGGTCACAGAGACGCTTTTTCTGGTAATACCTGTAACTTATACCACGTCAGACAAGAGGGCTGGGAATTTATTGGTACggcttttttccttctATGGTTTTGATACGAAACTAAATGTGCACATCGCAGGCAACTACGACATCAACGAACTGTGGTATGAATacgaagggaagaagaaggctgctcGGCAAGCGGCAGTTGGATCTCCCATGGCGGTGGAAGCTTAGACGGTAGAAGGAATGTAATGCATGTATACATAATCGTGTTCGCATCCATCCCTTGTACGTCTTTGGGCTGTCTAGGTCATCGAATGGAAAGATGTACTTCATACTTCCCACATCACTTGCGTCGCGTACTGTCTGGTTAATTGACAACTCGAACTGACAACCCGTACCTCCCGATTAACTGACAACCCGTACTTCCTTGATAAAGAGACAATTCCTGTGCAACTTCAAGAGCGCCCCCCAGACTCCAAGGACGCAAAATTATGTGTTACATAGCTATACAAGTAGTGCTCTATTGTACAAAATTGATTGCCTGGTCTAGCTAGTAAAGCACCAATGCAAGCATCTCATTCATTTGCAGTTTACAAACATTTAACATTTACAGATTACAACCAAGAGTGCCATCCTGTGGGACGATATCAGTGAACAACGAAATACAAAGATAGTGCGTTAAAACTTACCCCGGAAGATAGTCGCTAAATTGTTTACGTCCCGAGCTTCTTGGATGAGCTGATTGACCCGGTATTGTACTGACAGCTCCTTCGAAAGATTTTCTCTTGTTTCCCTCATGATCCTGTCGG
Encoded here:
- a CDS encoding hypothetical protein (HMMPfam hit to Smr, Smr domain, score: 80.3, E(): 4.8e-21), with product MSLVSILTSLLKICCGSQEPTGPQQQQQQHQQYGYPGTVNQQQTAYPPQSQPSWANVAAVGQQQQYQPQQHPQGWQSPMHQQQGGWQSPPHQNGYATGSPSPVHLPAGGVVGPHAPASQHMNDDQINATNQHYVELRNKARKEGDEAHRCFAASQAAYQAGDGAKAHELSVQGKAHQRTQDQLDDQASAWIFNENNKDSPAGTIDLHGLYVKEAIERTEAAISGCQRQGREELRIIVGKGIHSQGGHAKIKPAVENLMRKYNLSAYIDPENTGVLVVDLEGKQTGPRSRDIGGVVDSLGKADEGCTIM
- a CDS encoding hypothetical protein (HMMPfam hit to Proteasome, Proteasome A-type and B-type, score: 237.6, E(): 2.2e-68), which produces MNTLLQQVQQPSKLDTLAAAEDEFARSDHAAWGSMAGFGNLSRTGSVSGMSVPRVHDPTSFLDIHTDSMSANPEAKIKIAHGTTTLAFRFKGGIIVAVDSRATAGSYVASGTVKKVIEINKFLLGTMAGGAADCQYWETYLGMQCRLHELRNKERISVAAASKILSNIVYQYKGMGLSMGTMVCGWDKTGPCIFYVDDDGQRLKGDLFSVGSGSTFAYGVLDQGYKWDLSDEEAQELGRRSIVAAGHRDAFSGNTCNLYHVRQEGWEFIGNYDINELWYEYEGKKKAARQAAVGSPMAVEA